A segment of the Campylobacter sp. MIT 12-8780 genome:
GTATATATTAAAGATCCTTATTATTTTGGTGATAATATCACTAAAGCTAAACACAGGCTCAATAATGGCGAATTTATGGTGTTTGTTGATGATGAAGATGTCAATGCAAGTGGTGGTGTAAAAGTCTTGCAAGCTGAAGAATCAATTGTTAATTTTAAAAGCGTGCAGCAGGCTTTGCAAAGTGGCAAACAAACCGTAGGAAGCCCTTCTTGGCAAACAATAAATGGCAAAGAGTATTTTGGTGTAGGCATTAACCAACCATTATTTGACACTCATGGTAAAGCTATAGGTGTTTTGGGTATGTTTATCGACTTAGCTACCATTACGACTATGTTACAAGATCCAAATAAAGAAATTTTTAAAGGCGATTTTAAAGGTGTTTATGCGACTGATTCTACTATAGCAGCGCACGCAAGGAAAGAATTTCTAGGCAAATACTTAAGAGAAGTAAATACCAGCCCAACGATGAATGAGCTCAAACACGCCATAGAAAACCAAATCGAAGGCTTTTATGAATACACAAATTCCTTAGGCGAAGTCAGTCGCACCGCAGTGGCAAATATTGATATAGGACATGGCTTAACAACTTGGACTTTGATCGTTTCTGCACCAACAAGCTCGGTTTATGAATCTGTAGTTAAACTACGTTTTGTTATGATTGCTGCAAATATCATCGTTATAATTGTCGTATGTCTTATCATGTTCTTTTTTGTTAGAAATCAAATTTCAAAACGACTCGACAATGTATCCCATTTGCTTTTTGATTTTTTTGCTTACCTTAACCATGAAAGCAAAACTTCACCAAAAATGATACAGCCAAGATCAAAAGATGAGCTAGGACAAGTTGTTGCTGCTATCAACGAAAACATCAAACGAACAGGCAACAACATAGAAAAAGACGCCAAGCTCGTTGAAGAAGCCCTAGTCGTTATCAATCACGCTAAAGACGGACAAGCCACAAAAAGAATCACACTTGAAGGAAGCAATCCTGAACTTAACACACTGAAAAACTCAGTCAATGAACTTTTAAATTTACTCTCTACAGCTATAGGTAATGATTTACAAGAACTCAATAGAGTTTTTGACTCATTTACCAAGCTTGATTTTAGCACTAAGATAGCTAATGCTTCAGGTAGGGTTGAGGTTGTAACAAACACACTAGGCGATGAAATCGTAAAAATGCTTAAAACCTCATCTGATTTTGCCCATTCTTTAAGTGAAGAAAGTGGCAAACTCCAAGAAGCTGTCAATGCTCTCACTCAAAGTTCAAACTCACAAGCTCATTCTTTAGAGGAAACAGCAGCAGCTTTAGAACAAATCACTTCTTCTATGCAAAATGTCTCGACAAAAACAAGTGATGTCATCACTCAAAGTGAAGAGATTAAAAATGTC
Coding sequences within it:
- a CDS encoding PDC sensor domain-containing protein; translation: MNLFDRLGLGSKVVVALSVVLIICMLVVTILVVNITSKVQGEEADKLLQNAAAREANLVKGIFDEVYIDVVSSHEAIEALVQNRSENSQNLIERDLINMLDVTIWAQFAYVYIKDPYYFGDNITKAKHRLNNGEFMVFVDDEDVNASGGVKVLQAEESIVNFKSVQQALQSGKQTVGSPSWQTINGKEYFGVGINQPLFDTHGKAIGVLGMFIDLATITTMLQDPNKEIFKGDFKGVYATDSTIAAHARKEFLGKYLREVNTSPTMNELKHAIENQIEGFYEYTNSLGEVSRTAVANIDIGHGLTTWTLIVSAPTSSVYESVVKLRFVMIAANIIVIIVVCLIMFFFVRNQISKRLDNVSHLLFDFFAYLNHESKTSPKMIQPRSKDELGQVVAAINENIKRTGNNIEKDAKLVEEALVVINHAKDGQATKRITLEGSNPELNTLKNSVNELLNLLSTAIGNDLQELNRVFDSFTKLDFSTKIANASGRVEVVTNTLGDEIVKMLKTSSDFAHSLSEESGKLQEAVNALTQSSNSQAHSLEETAAALEQITSSMQNVSTKTSDVITQSEEIKNV